A stretch of the Odontesthes bonariensis isolate fOdoBon6 chromosome 5, fOdoBon6.hap1, whole genome shotgun sequence genome encodes the following:
- the LOC142380553 gene encoding general transcription factor II-I repeat domain-containing protein 2B-like — MTRRVEDISGNLELQLQREVATFDFFSLALDESCDVRDTAQLLVFVRGITPDFKITKELAAMRSMKGTTLGSDLFTEVNACMDTLGLKWDRLAGVTTDGCPNLTGKNVGLLKRMQDKVTEIDTDQKLVFLHCIIHQHVLCKSLLKMNHVIDVVTKIVNFIRARALNHRQFVALLEDHESEHSDIGYHTAVRWLSLGKVLKRVWDLKTEIQEFCQMKGKDIPELSDEDCMADFAFAVDVTALMNELNTKLQGRGLFVHEMHTLVKAFMRKMLFLSSQLESNNLTHMQTLKEVTPSADHLHRYSSMLGALHCEFLRRFEDLRTIEDEMHMISSPFTCSVDNAPSDVQLELIDLQSDAVLAEHFKSGCLLDFYSSLKEENFPNMKRHAQKMLVLFGSTYICEQTFSMMKFTKSRYRSSLTDDHLSAVLRISTSDIQPDFDALVKGLQKGYGVRTYGQHA; from the coding sequence ATGACGAGAAGGGTCGAGGACATATCGGGGAATCTGGAGCTTCAGCTGCAACGTGAAGTGGcaacttttgactttttctcctTGGCTTTGGACGAAAGCTGTGATGTCCGTGACACAGCCCAGTTACTTGTATTTGTCCGCGGGATAACGCCGGACTTCAAGATTACGAAGGAGCTGGCAGCAATGCGGTCAATGAAAGGGACGACTCTAGGGAGCGATCTCTTCACGGAGGTAAATGCGTGCATGGACACACTGGGACTGAAATGGGACAGACTGGCAGGTGTCACAACGGACGGTTGTCCAAATCTTACAGGGAAAAATGTGGGACTTTTAAAACGTATGCAAGATAAAGTGACTGAAATCGACACAGATcagaaattggtatttttgcattgTATTATACACCAACATGTGTTGTGCAagtcactgctaaaaatgaaccATGTTATTGATGTTGTTACTAAAATAGTAAACTTCATCAGGGCACGGGCATTGAATCACAGACAGTTTGTCGCACTTTTGGAGGACCATGAGTCTGAGCATAGTGACATCGGCTACCACACAGCTGTCAGATGGCTCAGCCTGGGCAAAGTGCTAAAAAGAGTTTGGGACCTGAAAACAGAGATTCAGGAGttttgtcagatgaaaggcAAAGACATCCCAGAGCTCTCAGATGAGGACTGTATGGCAGATTTTGCATTTGCTGTTGATGTGACTGCACTGatgaatgaactgaacaccAAACTGCAAGGCAGGGGCCTTTTTGTTCATGAAATGCACACCCTGGTGAAGGCTTTCATGAGAAAGATGCTGTTTCTTTCAAGCCAACTGGAGAGCAACAATCTCACTCACATGCAAACCCTGAAAGAAGTCACACCATCAGCTGATCACCTCCACAGGTACTCATCCATGTTAGGAGCATTGCATTGTGAGTTTTTAAGGAGATTTGAAGATCTCAGAACAATCGAGGATGAAATGCACATGATTTCCTCTCCCTTTACCTGCAGTGTGGATAATGCACCCAGTGATGTTCAGCTGGAACTCATTGACCTGCAGTCTGATGCAGTACTGGCAGAGCACTTTAAATCAGGATGTCTGCTGGATTTCTACTCTTCTCTCAAGGAGGAGAACTTtccaaacatgaagagacatgcTCAGAAGATGTTGGTTCTCTTTGGCTCTACCTACATATGTGAACAAACATTTTCAATGATGAAGTTTACGAAGTCCAGGTATAGATCATCTCTCACTGACGACCATCTGTCAGCTGTGCTTCGCATCTCCACCTCAGACATTCAACCTGACTTCGATGCACttgttaaaggcctacagaaag